The Equus caballus isolate H_3958 breed thoroughbred chromosome 13, TB-T2T, whole genome shotgun sequence genome includes a window with the following:
- the LOC111767536 gene encoding transport and Golgi organization protein 1 homolog isoform X3 produces MKTYLKENSELVKKLSLCEHKLNEANKFAQETKRQNKILGDEARKFKKNIKMLENINDIIERIFAELEYDRDRNNENRDLSGDMSGGFKDSNHKASTSSECNLEEGRKTLKENCEALRSIKVEKEAELKMLKMNIGVTDELFGQSKMVIDKKLRMKERERVEKEKQLSSAEKKVKLAAEEMQRCKQQTDQMRQQVQQVESTFRHQIAVHEKNAQDSWIKARILEREIVEQSREAAHLKHRLEIMSQKRLPEGYRPYEPMLQRPGLQNPAQRGR; encoded by the exons CTCAATGAAGCAAATAAATTTGCTCAAGAAACTAAGAGGCAGAACAAGATTCTCGGTGATGAAGCACGGAAATTTAAG aaaaacatcaaaatgcTGGAAAACATTAATGACATCATTGAAAGGATATTTGCTGAACTGGAATATGACAGAGATAGAAACAACGAGAATCGGGATTTG TCAGGAGATATGAGTGGAGGATTCAAGGATTCGAACCACAAAGCCTCGACATCTAGTGAATGTAATCTGGAAG AAGGGAGAAAGACACTAAAAGAGAACTGTGAGGCTTTGAGATCTATTAAAGTGGAAAAGGAAGCTGAATTAAAAATGTTGAAGATGAACATAGGCGTGACTGATGAACTCTTTGGACAAAGCAAGATGGTCATAGACAA gAAGCTGAGAATGAAAGAACGTGAGAGGGTGGAAAAGGAGAAGCAGCTCTCATCAGCAGAAAAGAAGGTGAAATTGGCTGCAGAAGAAATGCAGCGCTGCAA GCAACAAACTGATCAAATGCGGCAACAGGTGCAGCAAGTAGAGTCCACCTTCAGACACCAG ATCGCTGTGCATGAGAAGAATGCTCAAGATAGTTGG ATCAAGGCTCGGATTTTGGAGAGGGAGATAGTGGAGCAGAGCAGGGAAGCCGCTCACTTGAAACACAG ATTGGAGATAATGTCCCAAAAGAGGCTTCCTGAGGGATACAGGCCGTACGAACCAATGTTGCAAAGACCTGGGCTGCAGAACCCTGCACAGAGAG GACGATGA